The following proteins come from a genomic window of Kocuria palustris:
- a CDS encoding prepilin peptidase: MGAILGGVLDGGAAQWAAAALLLLVLTGLAVVGTWLVVVDLREHRLPGDIVRPAWIAAAAGLAGAGLLAGQPARILAMVIGAAALWGLYWLLRRGSSGALGAGDVRLAGLLGTVLGFDSLWLLLWATAAAFVLGGLAALVVVVRDRGDLQTRIPFGPAMIAGAAAALVVV, from the coding sequence ATGGGGGCGATCCTGGGTGGAGTTCTGGACGGCGGGGCCGCGCAGTGGGCTGCTGCGGCTCTGCTGCTGCTCGTGCTCACCGGACTCGCCGTGGTGGGCACCTGGCTCGTGGTGGTGGACCTGCGCGAGCACCGTCTGCCCGGGGACATCGTGCGCCCGGCCTGGATCGCCGCCGCGGCGGGGCTGGCAGGGGCCGGGCTGCTGGCCGGGCAGCCCGCGCGGATCCTCGCCATGGTGATCGGGGCGGCTGCGCTGTGGGGGCTGTACTGGCTGCTGCGCCGCGGCTCGAGCGGGGCTCTGGGCGCCGGCGACGTCCGTCTGGCCGGGCTGCTCGGCACCGTGCTGGGCTTCGACTCGCTGTGGCTGCTGCTGTGGGCCACCGCGGCTGCCTTCGTGCTCGGCGGGCTGGCCGCTCTGGTGGTCGTGGTGCGCGATCGCGGCGACCTGCAGACGCGCATACCGTTCGGACCGGCCATGATCGCGGGTGCTGCCGCCGCGCTCGTCGTGGTCTGA
- a CDS encoding NUDIX hydrolase: protein MPTPEYILSLREKIGHDLLWLPGATAVVLHEGRILLGRRADNGNWAPITGIVDPGEEPAAAAVRECLEEAGVVCEVEGLAGVKAGGEVVFPNGDRCRFLDHTFRCRYVSGTARVNDDESTEIDWFDLDDLPPMREDLLRRIRCAMDFDGTTRFSTEPGPSQDPTGAHEPPRS, encoded by the coding sequence GTGCCCACTCCCGAGTACATCCTGTCCCTGCGCGAGAAGATCGGTCATGATCTGCTCTGGCTTCCCGGAGCGACCGCCGTGGTCCTGCACGAGGGCCGGATCCTGCTGGGGCGGCGTGCGGACAACGGGAACTGGGCGCCGATCACCGGCATCGTGGATCCTGGCGAGGAGCCCGCGGCCGCTGCCGTGCGCGAGTGCCTCGAGGAAGCCGGCGTGGTCTGCGAAGTCGAGGGCCTGGCCGGTGTGAAGGCCGGGGGAGAGGTCGTCTTCCCGAACGGCGACCGATGCCGGTTCCTGGACCACACCTTCCGGTGCCGCTACGTCAGCGGCACCGCGCGCGTGAACGACGACGAGTCCACGGAGATCGACTGGTTCGACCTGGACGACCTGCCGCCCATGCGCGAGGACCTGCTGCGACGCATCCGCTGCGCCATGGACTTCGACGGCACCACGCGGTTCTCCACGGAGCCCGGTCCCTCCCAGGACCCCACGGGCGCCCACGAGCCGCCTCGGAGCTGA
- a CDS encoding pyruvate dehydrogenase — translation MKLADQIVAQLQQAGVRRIYGIVGDSLNPVVDAVRRTGGAAQGGIDWIHVRHEEGAAMAAAADAQLTGELAVCAGSCGPGNLHLINGLYDAQRTGAPVLAIASHIPSAQIGQSFFQETHPDRLFNECSVYSEMISTTDQSPRVVRSAIQKATTLHGVSVVTLPGDVADLEATAETPQWKPVMGASVVPDTDCLVELAGVLNKADNVALFVGDGVRDAHDAVIELADVLGAPIGHSLRGKDAIQFDNPFDVGMTGLLGYGAAAEGMKDADVMVMLGTDFPYDQFLPDTLTIQVDRDASVLGRRTQVDYPVHGDTLATVQGLLPLLKRKRSRSFLKKTLKRHDRIMNHAVGAYTRNVKRLSPIHPEYVASVLDEVAAQDAVFTADTGMTNVWQARYIRPLGTRRIIGSFKHGTMANALPHAIGAQFAYPDRQVISMSGDGGLSMLLGELVTAATYRLPLTVVLFNNSTLGMVKLEQLVDGLPDFGVDVPDTDYSQVAAAMGFQSRRVVKAKEVEPALREALAHQGPSLVEVITDPNALSMPPQISSDQVFGFATAISRVVMNGGAGEAVSMARSNLRNINALR, via the coding sequence AGGCCGGCGTCCGCCGGATCTACGGGATCGTGGGCGACAGCCTGAACCCCGTGGTCGATGCCGTGCGCCGCACCGGAGGTGCCGCCCAGGGCGGGATCGACTGGATCCACGTCCGCCATGAGGAGGGCGCGGCCATGGCCGCGGCCGCCGACGCCCAGCTCACCGGTGAGCTGGCCGTGTGCGCCGGTTCCTGCGGCCCCGGCAACCTGCACCTGATCAATGGGCTGTACGACGCCCAGCGCACCGGGGCGCCTGTGCTGGCCATCGCCTCGCACATCCCCTCGGCGCAGATCGGGCAGTCCTTCTTCCAGGAGACCCACCCGGACCGCCTGTTCAACGAGTGCTCCGTGTACTCGGAGATGATCTCCACGACCGACCAGTCCCCGCGCGTGGTGCGATCGGCGATCCAGAAGGCCACGACCCTGCACGGCGTGTCCGTCGTGACCCTGCCCGGCGATGTCGCCGATCTTGAGGCGACCGCCGAGACCCCGCAGTGGAAGCCGGTCATGGGCGCCAGCGTGGTCCCGGACACCGACTGCCTGGTCGAGCTGGCCGGGGTCCTGAACAAGGCCGACAACGTCGCCCTGTTCGTCGGCGACGGCGTCCGCGACGCCCACGACGCCGTGATCGAGCTCGCCGATGTGCTGGGCGCTCCGATCGGGCACTCGCTGCGCGGCAAGGACGCGATCCAGTTCGACAACCCGTTCGACGTCGGCATGACCGGCCTGCTCGGCTACGGCGCGGCCGCGGAGGGCATGAAGGATGCCGATGTCATGGTCATGCTCGGCACCGACTTCCCCTACGACCAGTTCCTGCCGGACACCCTGACCATCCAGGTCGACCGCGACGCCTCCGTGCTGGGGCGCCGCACCCAGGTCGACTACCCCGTCCACGGCGACACCCTGGCCACCGTGCAGGGGCTGCTTCCGCTGCTCAAGCGCAAGCGCAGCCGGTCCTTCCTCAAGAAGACCCTCAAGCGCCACGACCGGATCATGAACCATGCCGTGGGCGCCTACACCCGCAACGTCAAGAGGCTCTCCCCGATCCATCCGGAGTACGTGGCCAGCGTGCTGGACGAGGTCGCCGCGCAGGACGCGGTGTTCACCGCCGACACCGGCATGACCAATGTGTGGCAGGCCCGTTACATCCGCCCGTTGGGAACCCGCCGGATCATCGGCTCCTTCAAGCACGGCACCATGGCCAACGCCCTGCCGCATGCGATCGGCGCGCAGTTCGCCTACCCGGACCGGCAGGTCATCTCCATGTCCGGCGACGGTGGCCTGTCCATGCTGCTGGGCGAGCTCGTCACGGCGGCCACCTACCGGCTGCCGCTGACGGTCGTGCTCTTCAACAACTCGACGCTCGGCATGGTCAAGCTCGAGCAGCTCGTGGACGGGCTGCCCGACTTCGGCGTGGACGTCCCGGACACGGACTACTCCCAGGTCGCAGCCGCCATGGGCTTCCAGTCCCGGCGCGTGGTCAAGGCCAAGGAGGTCGAGCCCGCCCTGCGCGAGGCGCTGGCGCACCAGGGGCCCTCGCTCGTGGAGGTCATCACCGACCCGAATGCCCTGTCCATGCCGCCGCAGATCTCCTCGGACCAGGTCTTCGGCTTCGCGACCGCGATCAGCAGGGTCGTGATGAACGGCGGAGCCGGCGAGGCCGTCTCGATGGCGCGCTCCAACCTGCGCAACATCAACGCGCTGCGCTGA
- a CDS encoding PhoH family protein — translation MTSTTTHPTGQQGPVRASEQAPPRPEPSAEPPRAGVRCYVVDTSVLLSDPRAALRFAEHDVVLPVVVVMELEAKRHDPELGYFARKALRLLDRLRVDHGGLDRPIPLGDHGGRLRIELNHISETVLPLSFRLRDNDSRILAVARNLADEGHDVCVISKDLPMRVKASALGLDAEEYRAEWIGDDEHEWSGMVELDVDDELVSRLYADEDVRVPGSEGLPSGAGLILHSHRGSALARLRPDGGTRVVRGDREVFGLSGRSAEQRMAIDLLLDPQVGIVSLGGRAGTGKSALALCAGLEAVLERQEHRRIIVFRPLHAVGGQELGYLPGSEEEKMSPWGQAVYDTLGAVVSENAMAEISARGLLEVLPLTHIRGRSLHDAWVIVDEAQSLEKNVLLTVLSRIGQNSKVVLTHDVAQRDNLRVGRHDGIAAVVEALKGHSLFGHVTLTRSERSPIAALVTEVLERTEV, via the coding sequence ATGACGAGCACCACCACCCACCCCACTGGTCAGCAGGGCCCCGTGCGAGCGTCGGAGCAGGCGCCGCCGCGGCCTGAGCCGAGCGCCGAGCCCCCGCGCGCGGGAGTGCGCTGCTACGTGGTGGACACCTCGGTCCTGCTCTCGGATCCCCGGGCCGCGCTGCGCTTCGCGGAGCACGACGTGGTGCTGCCGGTCGTCGTGGTCATGGAGCTGGAGGCCAAGCGCCACGACCCTGAGCTCGGGTACTTCGCGCGCAAGGCCCTGCGGCTGCTGGACCGGCTGCGCGTGGACCATGGTGGGCTGGATCGCCCGATCCCGCTCGGCGATCACGGCGGTCGGCTGCGCATCGAGCTGAACCACATCAGCGAGACCGTGCTGCCGCTGAGCTTCCGGCTGCGCGACAACGACTCGCGCATCCTGGCCGTGGCCCGGAACCTGGCCGATGAGGGCCACGATGTCTGCGTGATCTCCAAGGACCTGCCCATGCGCGTGAAGGCCTCTGCGCTGGGCCTGGACGCCGAGGAGTACCGCGCCGAGTGGATCGGCGACGACGAGCACGAGTGGTCGGGCATGGTCGAGCTCGACGTCGACGACGAGCTCGTGAGCCGCCTCTACGCCGACGAGGACGTCCGCGTCCCCGGCTCGGAAGGGCTGCCCTCGGGCGCCGGACTGATCCTGCACTCGCACCGCGGCAGCGCCCTGGCCCGGCTGCGCCCCGACGGCGGGACCCGGGTGGTGCGCGGGGACCGCGAGGTCTTCGGGCTCAGCGGCCGCTCCGCCGAGCAGCGCATGGCGATCGACCTGCTGCTGGATCCGCAGGTCGGCATCGTCTCCCTCGGCGGGCGCGCCGGCACGGGCAAGTCGGCGCTCGCGCTGTGCGCCGGGCTCGAGGCGGTCCTGGAGCGACAGGAGCACCGCCGGATCATCGTGTTCCGCCCGCTGCACGCGGTGGGCGGCCAGGAGCTGGGCTATCTGCCCGGTTCGGAGGAGGAGAAGATGAGCCCGTGGGGCCAGGCGGTCTACGACACCCTGGGCGCGGTGGTCTCCGAGAACGCGATGGCCGAGATCAGCGCGCGCGGGCTGCTCGAGGTGCTCCCCCTGACCCATATCCGCGGCCGCTCCCTGCATGACGCCTGGGTCATCGTGGACGAGGCGCAGTCCCTGGAGAAGAACGTGCTGCTGACGGTGCTGTCTCGCATCGGGCAGAACTCGAAGGTCGTGCTCACCCACGACGTGGCCCAGCGCGACAACCTGCGCGTGGGCCGTCACGACGGGATCGCGGCGGTCGTGGAGGCGCTGAAGGGCCACTCGCTGTTCGGGCACGTGACCCTGACCCGCTCCGAGCGCTCGCCGATCGCGGCGCTGGTCACCGAGGTGCTCGAGCGCACCGAGGTCTGA
- a CDS encoding glycosyltransferase 87 family protein: MPSAVLADESSPSAPSVLQRLLMWAGLLIFTAVFILVVHSQREAPGLDMQVYWRAAQILHGQNPTTDYLYAPSLVEAGKIELPFTYPPAAAILFHPLGAMSLESAWSVLKAVNAGLIGVFVGVVLRLAPISRGWFLLRPVPTLLAYATALGLAWHLYPVWFTFIFGQINVLLAVLILADLGRRRSGGAGSGVLTGLAAGLKITPAAMGLVPLVLGRWRTIIGMLLGVLITVLGAAVVLPREVLDYFTHQLFSTDRVGDAGRISNQSLNGMLHLWGLPDALVTPLWLLLSVAVIVLGGLGIRRAARAGDPFSAVVLGALVMLLISPISWEHHWVWVLPLLFALVPDRPRSAPPAEWAAAAVLALMILVAFSDNPSVMAAEYLGDRGADVVFNGPPALERLGTVPLLVSMAAGAWVALRPRQASAEDA, encoded by the coding sequence ATGCCCTCTGCCGTCCTCGCCGACGAGTCCTCCCCGTCGGCCCCGTCCGTGCTCCAGCGCCTGCTGATGTGGGCGGGGCTGCTGATCTTCACCGCCGTGTTCATCCTGGTGGTCCACAGCCAGCGTGAGGCCCCCGGGCTGGACATGCAGGTCTACTGGCGCGCGGCCCAGATCCTGCACGGCCAGAACCCGACGACTGACTACCTCTATGCCCCGAGCCTCGTGGAGGCCGGGAAGATCGAACTGCCGTTCACCTACCCGCCCGCGGCCGCGATCCTCTTCCATCCGCTGGGGGCCATGTCTCTGGAATCGGCGTGGTCCGTGCTCAAGGCGGTCAATGCGGGGCTGATCGGGGTGTTCGTCGGAGTCGTGCTGCGCCTGGCCCCGATCTCGCGCGGCTGGTTCCTGCTGCGCCCGGTCCCCACGCTGCTGGCCTATGCGACGGCGCTGGGTCTGGCCTGGCATCTCTACCCCGTCTGGTTCACGTTCATCTTCGGGCAGATCAATGTCCTCCTGGCCGTGCTGATCCTCGCGGATCTCGGCCGTCGACGCAGCGGGGGCGCCGGCTCGGGCGTGCTCACCGGTCTGGCCGCCGGCCTGAAGATCACCCCGGCGGCCATGGGCCTGGTCCCGCTCGTGCTGGGCCGGTGGCGAACGATCATCGGCATGCTCCTCGGCGTGCTGATCACGGTCCTGGGCGCGGCCGTGGTCCTGCCCCGCGAGGTGCTCGACTACTTCACGCACCAGCTGTTCTCGACGGATCGTGTGGGCGACGCCGGACGGATCTCCAATCAGTCGCTCAACGGCATGTTGCATCTGTGGGGTCTGCCGGATGCCCTGGTCACCCCCCTGTGGCTGCTGCTCTCGGTCGCCGTGATCGTGCTCGGAGGGCTCGGCATCCGCCGCGCGGCGCGAGCCGGCGACCCGTTCTCCGCCGTCGTGCTGGGCGCGCTCGTGATGCTGCTGATCTCCCCGATCTCCTGGGAGCACCACTGGGTGTGGGTGCTGCCGCTGCTGTTCGCCCTGGTCCCGGACCGCCCGCGCAGCGCACCGCCTGCCGAATGGGCAGCGGCCGCGGTGCTGGCGCTGATGATCCTGGTGGCCTTCAGCGACAATCCGTCGGTCATGGCCGCCGAGTACCTGGGCGACCGCGGGGCCGACGTGGTCTTCAACGGTCCCCCTGCGCTCGAGCGGCTCGGAACCGTCCCCCTGCTCGTCTCCATGGCCGCTGGAGCCTGGGTCGCGCTGCGGCCCCGGCAGGCATCGGCCGAGGACGCCTGA